One region of Vitis vinifera cultivar Pinot Noir 40024 chromosome 1, ASM3070453v1 genomic DNA includes:
- the LOC100267971 gene encoding MLP-like protein 34 — MGLIGKLQAETLIMASADKFHEIFWCRPHHISNVCPAKIQKVHLHEGEWGTSGSVIQWHYNIDGNDHVAKEIVEAIDEENKSVTFKVIEGDLMKEYKSFRIIVQAIPKGDATYVHWTLEYEKLNKDVLAPIKILGFVVHVSEDIDDHLVQA, encoded by the exons ATGGGTCTGATCGGTAAGCTTCAGGCTGAAACTCTCATCATGGCTTCTGCTGATAAGTTCCATGAAATTTTCTGGTGCAGACCACACCACATCTCTAATGTCTGTCCTGCAAAGATTCAGAAAGTTCATCTGCATGAGGGTGAATGGGGCACTTCCGGCTCTGTCATTCAGTGGCACTATAATATCG ATGGGAATGATCATGTAGCCAAAGAGATTGTAGAAGCCATAGACGAGGAAAACAAATCTGTCACTTTTAAAGTCATTGAAGGAGATCTCATGAAGGAATACAAAAGCTTCAGGATCATTGTTCAAGCAATTCCAAAGGGTGATGCCACTTACGTGCATTGGACTTTAGAGTAtgagaaattaaataaagatgTCCTTGCTCCAATTAAAATACTTGGATTTGTAGTTCATGTTAGCGAGGACATCGATGACCATCTTGTCCAAGCATAG